One window of Nicotiana tomentosiformis chromosome 11, ASM39032v3, whole genome shotgun sequence genomic DNA carries:
- the LOC104087327 gene encoding exocyst complex component EXO70C1-like, which translates to MVKNHLDKNASFTGSPKPPRSATSTEASRADQHSRNSSQEELDHSLNTHIEDVNKLSEDIDQFVDVLSTCHDKSNPPEVPDSVETFSKIVESMIKKYNSCENATRFCKTTEEDTCFIGAVIMLSKLTNTLSEFPSGSTTTRSLNLTSMVLQRAMTFMEEELRNLLEDSRVSSNSRILKNSSFNANNLLDGEQCVLTLSESSGDEEYPSYSPDIVTRMNRIASAMILAGYETEFCQVYSISRRNAFSEQMKKLEFERINMEDVQRMPWDSLEGEITRWIRVVKSCSTTLFPGEKRLGDSVFSDSPIISQSLFSNLARAIVIQLLDFAEAVSMTKRSAEKLFKYLDMYEAIRDLILAINVSCSNECENELNSEISATGDRIGESAVSIFCDLENSIKNDVARTPVPGGAVHPLTRYVMNYLKYACEYKDTLEHIFQQHVKLEESNSPAKLKPTLEVETESESPHSSETVAGTMPFSIQLVTIMDLLDTNLEAKSNLYRDPALRHIFLMNNGRYILQKVKGSAEIHQVMGDTWCRRRSTIVRQYHKNYQRETWGKVLQILSHDGMQVHGKVVKTTVKERFKNFNTMFDEIHRSQSTWVVSDEQLQSELRVSISALVIPAYRSFFGRFRQYLDNGKQAEKYVKYQPEDIETLIDGLFDGNSASMARRKT; encoded by the coding sequence ATGGTGAAGAATCACTTAGATAAAAATGCCAGCTTTACAGGCAGCCCAAAACCACCTCGTTCAGCCACGTCCACCGAGGCGTCACGGGCTGATCAACATTCCAGAAATAGCAGCCAAGAAGAGTTAGATCATTCATTGAACACTCACATTGAGGATGTTAATAAGTTATCCGAAGATATTGATCAATTCGTAGACGTTCTTTCAACGTGCCATGATAAATCAAATCCCCCTGAAGTCCCTGATTCGGTCGAGACTTTCTCCAAAATCGTCGAGTCCATGATCAAAAAGTATAACTCTTGCGAAAATGCCACCAGATTTTGCAAGACGACAGAGGAGGACACTTGTTTTATAGGAGCAGTGATAATGTTATCCAAATTGACAAATACCTTGAGTGAATTTCCATCAGGTTCAACGACCACGAGGTCATTGAACCTAACGAGCATGGTCTTGCAACGTGCCATGACTTTCATGGAAGAAGAATTGAGAAACTTGTTAGAAGATTCTAGAGTGTCTTCCAATTCTAGAATTCTTAAAAATTCTTCATTCAATGCGAACAATCTATTAGATGGGGAGCAATGTGTTTTGACACTTTCAGAATCTAGCGGAGACGAGGAATATCCGTCGTATTCTCCAGATATAGTGACAAGAATGAATCGAATTGCCTCGGCTATGATCTTGGCTGGCTATGAAACAGAATTTTGTCAAGTGTACTCGATATCGAGAAGAAATGCATTCAGTGAACAAATGAAAAAGCTCGAATTCGAGAGGATAAACATGGAGGATGTTCAAAGAATGCCATGGGATTCTCTAGAAGGAGAGATTACGAGGTGGATCAGAGTTGTGAAAAGTTGTTCGACAACTCTGTTCCCTGGCGAAAAGAGACTCGGGGACTCTGTTTTCTCCGATTCTCCTATAATTTCGCAAAGCCTCTTTAGCAATCTGGCGCGCGCCATTGTGATTCAGCTTCTCGACTTTGCTGAGGCCGTCTCAATGACTAAACGCTCAGCCGAGAAGCTGTTCAAATATCTAGACATGTATGAAGCTATACGTGATCTCATTCTAGCAATCAACGTGTCGTGTTCCAATGAATGTGAGAACGAATTGAATTCGGAGATTTCAGCTACAGGAGACAGAATAGGAGAGTCGGCTGTGAGCATATTCTGTGATCTCGAAAATTCCATAAAAAATGATGTAGCGAGGACACCGGTCCCGGGTGGGGCAGTGCACCCTCTAACGCGTTACGTTATGAATTATCTAAAATATGCATGTGAGTACAAAGATACCCTAGAGCATATTTTCCAGCAACATGTAAAATTGGAGGAATCCAATTCCCCTGCCAAATTGAAACCAACATTGGAGGTAGAAACAGAGAGCGAAAGCCCCCACAGTTCTGAAACAGTAGCCGGGACGATGCCGTTCTCAATACAGTTAGTCACAATAATGGACCTTTTAGATACAAATCTTGAAGCCAAATCAAACCTGTACAGAGACCCTGCGTTGCGCCACATTTTCTTAATGAACAATGGTAGGTATATCTTACAAAAAGTTAAAGGGTCCGCGGAGATACACCAAGTGATGGGCGACACGTGGTGTAGGAGAAGATCAACGATCGTGAGACAATACCACAAGAATTACCAAAGGGAAACATGGGGTAAGGTACTCCAAATCCTAAGCCATGACGGAATGCAAGTCCATGGGAAAGTAGTGAAGACAACAGTGAAAGAGAGGTTCAAGAATTTCAATACAATGTTTGATGAAATACACAGGAGTCAAAGCACTTGGGTTGTAAGTGACGAGCAGCTTCAATCAGAGCTTCGTGTTTCGATATCAGCTTTGGTAATTCCAGCTTATAGGTCATTTTTTGGGAGGTTTAGACAGTATTTGGACAATGGAAAGCAAGCAGAAAAGTATGTAAAGTACCAGCCAGAGGATATTGAAACATTGATTGATGGACTATTTGATGGTAATTCTGCATCAATGGCCAGGAGGAAGACATAG